Within Cucumis melo cultivar AY chromosome 4, USDA_Cmelo_AY_1.0, whole genome shotgun sequence, the genomic segment GCCAAACCCTACTCCCTCCCTCTCCCTTTCTCTTCATCTCTTTCCCCTTCTCTTCGTTTTCCATCTTCTCTTATCTTCCCTCTCCataaattcattttcaacttcctTAATTACTCCGCGGTGTACCAATTTTCACTGGGGGATATCTTTCTTAGTTCACCAATGTCTGTGGCTACCAAGCTCCAATCCCACGCTAAACCGGCTTTGGAGCCCCGAGCTATTCTTGGACCTGGCGGGAACAGAGATAGGGCACCTCATAACCCGAAATGTAAACCGGAAACTTTAAAGAAGACGGAGAAACAGAGCAAGGCGCTTCCGGTGATTTCTGAATTGGTTATTCGGGATAATGTCTCCGTCGGGAGTTCCTGCTCTTCTGATTCTTTATCGAGTAATTATTCTGTCAAATTATTGAAGCCCTACGCTGTGAAGCCTGTTTCTGCCGGCGGTGACTCAAGCGCCACCACGACGTCGCCTGCGCTCTCGCTTCCGGGGAAACGCTGTGATTGGATAACGCTTCATTCGGGTAAGCAATATTAAACCCTGCTTATCATTGACTATTTCTTTGTTTAATTTGTTAAGTGGTGGAATCTATGAGAGAAAACAATTAGATAATTATTTCAATTATGGACATAAATGACAGTTTATCTTAATTCAAGTaccaatattttgtattttaatgCAATTACATATTTTATATAGTGGAAAACATACGACTACaaaaatataatcaaattatataGAATTAAAATGTCGGTTAAGTATGCAGTTGTACTGtgcaaaaaattaattatttaattcttcgatttagtaatttttaatttaagttttaaGGTAATGTTGTGATCAAAGTATTTATTGCGTCGTCTAAGTTGATATGGCCATAATTGGACACCAGCATTTAATAACAGATCGACCTCAGTCTTTTTCATGCCATGGACggatttatttttagtttttcgtTTGATACTTCATAGAGTTGTGTTCTACGTCTGCCCATTTATAGATTGATAAAACTGGGTTAGATTTTGTATATTAATTCTAGCCTTCTAAAACGGTTCATTTGGACAAAAATCGAAATTATTATTGTATGTGGGAGTTTTagttatttataaattattttaatattacatTTTAATTTACTATTATACGTGAATGCAACTGTTTTATAAAAAGAATAGTCTAATCATAAACAGAGACAATGTTTTGTGTTTTTCGTTGGGCGTTGTTCTTCTGTTTGGTCTataaatatatagttatataaagCATTAATGTAAttcaagaatttcatctttCATTAAACTATTCCTTccattttcaatttttgaaTCTCTTCTAATGTTATAATGTAATATGATGGTTTCTTGTAGATCCACTTTACATCGCTTTTCATGATGAAGAATGGGGAGTCCCAGTTCATGACGACAAGAAGCTATTTGAGTTACTTGTATTATCACAAGCCTTAGCAGAACTTACTTGGCCCTTGATTCTTAGCAAAAGAGATATATTTAGGTCTAacttctcatttttcaattttcttttgcCCCAAACTTGCCAAAGAAAAACCACGGAATATTGTTCTGGAATGTCAACTGCTTCTTCTCTGTCTTTGCAGGAAAGTTTTGAATGATTTTGACCCATCTTCAATCGCACAGTTCAAAGAGAACGAGTTTACGACGCTAAAAGTAAATGGCATCCAACTCCTGTCTGAACCGAAGCTTCGTGCAATTGTAGAGAACGCTAACCAAGTACTCAAGGTATTGAGTTTTGGTTAAGCTTTAGcaatttttaattgttttttgttaatatataaGGCAACAAAGCCTCCCCCAAGAAAGCGTTTGGTTGTCTCAACTTCCATCTCTTTCAAGCGGTTGAAACTTTGAAAGCTGAATCTCTACGTTTTCATTGCCTTTTTTTTACCTTTACAGATTCAAAAGGAATTTGGTTCCTTCAGCAACTATTGTTGGAGCTTTGTTAACAAGAAGCCTATACGAAACAGGTTTCGATACACTCGTCAAGTACCCGTCAAGACGCCGAAAGCAGAGTTCATGAGCAAGGATATGATGAGGAGGGGATTCCGTTGCGTCGGGCCAACTGTGGTTTATTCCTTTATGCAGGTTGCTGGAATTGTTAACGATCACTTGGCTAATTGCTTCAGATATGAGGAGTGTGACACAACAAAGATAAAAGACGATAAGAAATTAAGAGTAGAAGATAAACGGTAGGAGTCACTTAGCGGAGCCTTTGGAGATGACTAGATGCTGACAGATTCATACAAAAAGGTTTATCTCTAACTAATCGATTTTACAAAACACTGTAATAAAATGGTTATGATGTTGATCTGATGCTGAATAGTTTGAGTTCGTTTTTGTTTAGAGTTTTATAATTGCTTATTTGTAGATGATGTTATAACGTAATTGTAATTTGTATTTACAAACAACAAACACACCGTTGCTTTTCTTGTAATTATTTCTCAAACTCCAGAATATGCTTCAAGATGTAATATTTTTCTCTTCTCCAACgattatgattttatttttgaagttGAACATTGCATAAGATGAAAGTTTATagtttcattttgttttttaacatcaatttttcatatttatatttatcttAAATCCATATTTTGGATTCacttaaaaggaaaaaaaatatgtttttctAAAAACTTATTTCTATTTAAACAagtttaataataaattattttgagtAGTTGACGAACTTTcgacttattttttaaattaaatatatgaaaatatatctaaatctaacttattttttttttaaaaaaaaaagaaaaaactgtgATTTTTGCTAAACTAGAAAAAGTATAATTTGTGAGTATGTGATACCTCACCCATTGTAATTAATCTGATTTTATTTTTGGTCATCCATAAAAATCAACCTCAAAACATGGTAGTAGTCGAAATTATACATTTAAATTTTCGGTGGTAAAAATTTTCGATTCCCCACGGgataaagaaggaaaagggttcaatttttgtttatttgcaAGTCATTTCTATAACTATTATAAGTTTGAAGATCTAATATATTGTGTGTAAGTTTAATGGCTGTATTGCTGAATATTATCATGGTTCAAGTatgatatttctttttatttacttattattaTATTGAAGTCAGTCAAAATTTTAACATCTAGGTAGAGCTCTACCTATGTAGTACAAGAATAAAAATCGTTTTAGATTTTTAATTCAACTCATAATCCCCTCATATAgttattatatttgtatatgttattttttctttagtaAATCAATCAGATGCTATTAATGAGATAAATCGTCAAGTATTACGTAATTGCATGGGTAAATATGACATATACACGTGTAGATGTATATATATAGTATTGTCTCAAAGTCCCGTGGGATCGAATGTGGGTAAGGCCCAATGATTTTTGTCGCCATCCCAAAGTTTCTTGCTTTGCTACATTACCTAAACTAAATcatgaaattaattattattattattattattattataataaagataaatatttcttcaaatattcctttttttttttaataaaaagaagtgaaaattaaaattatctggggtatataaaaaaaaaaaaaagatataaactAGATTTTCTCCAACAAATTTTCTCTATCGCTTTGTTTCCCAAAATACGATTAGTTGATGGCTACTCCACCAGTTGCGTCCACATTTTTGGCCTTCTTGATCTACCCAAACATTTTCATCTCCTTAACTACACTGGTTGATAATGGTGGATTTGAGAGGCAAACCAGATGTAagaaaatttgagttttgggATAAAAGCAGAAATTGTAGAAGAAAAGGATTCTAATTTAGGTTTCttatagtttattttaatatacTTTCGAAGGAATTAGAAATAGATTTGGCCATTTGAAGATTCTGAGTTTGGAGTAGGTAGCCGATGAGGGTGACATTGATTTTGGACCATGTTTGTCATTACTCTCTTAAATCTTTTACACGGTGTGTCATTTACCAATACCAAAGGATATTTGAATAGCTACCATCATCTAATTAGATTTTACAACAATTCTAGGTACGTAACCAAGCCTCATTTAACAATAAATTACTTTCAAAATCTTTTGCATCATGACAAGGAGTAATAGTTTCAATCATCATATCTTTAACACAATGTGCTTATACCATTTTGATCTATCTTTTATTAGGAAATAAATCAAAACCTGCACTTAAcaccataaaaaaaatatgcGTCTAAAACGATTGAACAATACACTTCTCAAATCAAATCACTTGTTGACAAGCTCGTTGTCGACTTTGTTTCtctggaagaagaagaaatcttAGTTCATACCTTGAATGGTCTTCCTGCAGCTTTCAATGTCTTTTGCACATCAATTAGAACTCGAAGTGGCACCATCTCTCTTGAAGAGCTTCATACCTTAGCTTACTCATCTCAAAAGAATCCACCATAGCAAAATCATCCGCCACTAAAGATTTTTCCACTACCATGGTTGTCGCACAGAATTTTCACACATCTCATGGAAGCTgtggaagaggaagaaagaatGGTAACCCTAATTTTTATTCCCAAAATAACTCTCAATTTCGTGGGCCTTCAAGAAATGGATCAACctttaaatattcaaaatacCAATAGTGGTAAACTCTCATCTCCTTCTCATACCTTTAATCTTTCCAAAATACTCCATGCTCCACAACTTGCTGCAAATCTCTTTTCTGTTCATAAATTTTGTCTTGATAATAAgtgtattttcattttttatgttGACTAGTCCCTCATTCAGGATAAAGTCACCGACCAAACTCTGTATACTGGTGAAAGCATCAATGGTCTCTACCATATTCCTAGTGTTTATACTCTACTCATACCTACCATGcattcaaaaattttaaattttcatgcAAAATAGGAGAATTCGTCATTATGGCATTTTCATTTGGATAATTCTACTCCAAGGATTCTCAATTCAATTTTATCTCGCAAAGGTCTATTTCtgtcttcttctctttctaCTTGTAATTGTACTAGTTGTCTAAaagcaaaaatgaaaaaataaaaatacttcTTCCTATATCTTTATCTACTTCTCTTACACCACTTGCAGTTGTTCACAGTGATGTATAGGGACCATCTACAATAATCTCTTCTAATagaaattgatataattatgtCAGTTTTATTGACAAATTTAGCAAATTTACTTGGCTCTTTCCTATTGTTTATAAATCAGATGTTTCTTCTATTGTTAAAAAATTTGTTTCCTTTACTGAAAATCAACTATTTCAGAAAATGAaagtttttttaatttgatgGTGGTGGCAAATTCTGCAACAATTCTTTACAATCCTTTTTTGAATCCAAAGGTATTTCTAACGAAAAAAAGTCATGTCTTTATACTCTTTAAACAAAACGGCATTACAAAACGTAAACATCGTCACATTGTTGAAACTgcaatgtctttaatttttcattccTATGTTCCTCTTGAATTTGACCTTATGTCTTTCCTATTGTAGTTTTTCTTATTAATCGAATGTCCTCACCCTCTCTTCACATGTTATCACCATTTGAAAAGTTTTTTTGGTAATACTCTTGATTTGCATCATTTAAAAGTTTTTGGGATGTGCATGTTATCTCCATCTAAAACCCTACACCAAACACAAACTTGAACCCAAAACCACACAACACATATTTTTAGACTATCCTCATAATTTTAAAAGCTATATTTGTTAAATCCAttaaccaaacaaacaattgtttCACGACATGTTATCTTTCATGAAACAATTTTTTCCTTTGCCCAATATTCTCCTTCTTCTCCATCCAACACTAAATCCAATTTTGATCCCAGCTTACTACTCACCTTAATAAACCTTCCACATCATAAATCTTCAAACTCTGTCTCCACACAATCTTTCACTCCTAACTCTCCCACTGTTGACAATACTTGCTCACTGTTTATGGATACTAATGTCACTCGTCAGTCGTTACATGTTTCTTCTATTGTTAATACAGGAAATGAGATAGATGTTTCCACCACCAATGCACTAGCTCCACCTACTCCTCGTAACACTTATGCCATGAAAACTCGGGCAAAATCAGGAATTTTAAACCAAAGGCTTTCCCTATCACAACAACTCTTCCAACTCCCACGTCCTATACTGAAGCCTCCAAGTATCCTAAATGACGAAATGCAATGTGTGAGGAATTCAATGCTCTTCAAGCACAAGGTACTTGGTTCTTAGTACCTCAACATACATCCATGAATATTATTGGCTGTAAATGGGTTTTTCGTATAAAATATAATCCTGATGGCTCAATTGCTCGTCACAAAGCACGCCTAGTTCCTAAAGGTTATCACCATGTACAaggttttgattttgatgaaacttTTAGTCCTGTTGTCAAGAAACCTACTATACAAATTATTCTTGCTCTTGTCGCTCAATACAATTAGTCCTTGACACAGTTAAATGTCAAAAATGTCTTTCTTCGTGGTGTTCTTCAGGAAACAGTATACATGTCTCAACCTACTGGTTTCCAAGACAAAACATGCCCAAACCACATGTGTCTTTTACACAAAAGTATTTATGGCCTCAAACAAGCCCCTCAAGCTTGGTTTGAACATTTTATctcttatttatttactctGGGTTTTTTTTGCCTCTAACACCGATCCTTCTTTATTCATTCGACCAGTCGGATCTTCTCTCACTTACTTACTCTTGTATGTAGATGATATCATTGTCGCTGTCCCTGACTCTT encodes:
- the LOC103503975 gene encoding uncharacterized protein LOC103503975, with the translated sequence MSVATKLQSHAKPALEPRAILGPGGNRDRAPHNPKCKPETLKKTEKQSKALPVISELVIRDNVSVGSSCSSDSLSSNYSVKLLKPYAVKPVSAGGDSSATTTSPALSLPGKRCDWITLHSDPLYIAFHDEEWGVPVHDDKKLFELLVLSQALAELTWPLILSKRDIFRKVLNDFDPSSIAQFKENEFTTLKVNGIQLLSEPKLRAIVENANQVLKIQKEFGSFSNYCWSFVNKKPIRNRFRYTRQVPVKTPKAEFMSKDMMRRGFRCVGPTVVYSFMQVAGIVNDHLANCFRYEECDTTKIKDDKKLRVEDKR